The sequence below is a genomic window from Nicotiana tomentosiformis chromosome 6, ASM39032v3, whole genome shotgun sequence.
ATCAGCCTCACGATCATACTCATCCAACGGTCTATATTCAACCTCTAGAACTTTCTCATCCTTATATCTTCGCCCTTTCCTTTTACATTTTCATCATTCTCGTGCTTGTGGTATGCTCGTGCCACTCTCTCTGTAGGGTTTAACGCTTTGTCTCTTTACTCCTCGAATCCTGTACAGGTTTTTAGATTTTCCTTATGCAATGcagctttatttatttatttcttaatTTTTCACGTTCGATTTATTTAACAAACTCCGATTTAACCTAATTGTTGAGATAAATCAGACAAATATTATTTGATCAGAGGTTTAATCATTGcacttttgtttttttatttcgtATGTTTTTAGATGTATGTGGTTCATTTGCTGGATATTTTGGAATACTGATTTATTTCTGCGTATTCATAGATTTAAGATATGGTTGTTTTAGATCTACGTATGATTTTGATATATTTGCTGTAGTTTTTGGATCTCATTGTGCTTGTGGTTGGATATTTGTGTAGAACTATTACCATGACGAAATGCTACCCCACAGTGAGTGAGGAGTACGTTAAGGCTGTTGATAAAGCCAAAAGGAAGCTCAGAGGACTCATTGCCGAGAAGAATTGTGCTCCTCTTATGCTCCGTTTAGCGTATGTTCTCCTTAGTTCTGTCCGTTTATGCTTGGGGATTTTTGACTGTTCAAGTTTTTGTACAATGTCATCTTTTTCATTTCTGCATCTTAGATATCGATATAAAATCAAATACACTCCCCTTCCGAAATTAGAATAATATGATGCACGAGTCTCCACGtgtcttattttttttaattttataattattGAAATAAGGTAAATATTTAGAAACTATTTAGAAATATTACTCCATTCATCCCAATTTATGAAATACTCTACTAGTacctttctatatttagaaacaatttaacgTTAAATTTTCCGTTTTACCTAAATGATTCATAGCCTCACAAATATCTATGTCGTGTTTTTTggctacaagtttcaaaagtttttttcTTAAACTAGATGTCCGGTCAAATaatatcacataaattgggatgaGTGACTATAACTAACAATAATTAAACTTAAAATATGTATAAAATGTTTGAAAATATTGAGGTGAAAAAGAGAAGACTGTTTGACTTTTTATAGAGAGATTTTGGTTATACACACAAGCGCACGCACACACACAAAAAGAAAAACTGAATCAATATGTTTTCTTTCTGACGGAAAAGTGAATATTAGTTTCATGGTGTTGAAAATATTTTATATCATTACAGTTGGCACTCTGCTGGTACCTATGATGTATGCTCCAAAACTGGAGGTCCATTTGGTACCATGAGGTTCAAGGCTGAGCTAAGCCATGGCGCCAATAATGGTGTTGACATTGCCATCAGGCTATTGGAACCCATCAAGGAGCAGTTCCCTACTCTCTCTTATGCTGATTTCTATCAGGTATGTCGTTCGTGATGATCTATATTTTGAAAGTTATATCTTGATTTCTACTTGCGAAGGTGAAATGGAAAATTAATGTAATAGTTTCTTTTGGTTGTAGTTGGCTGGAGTGGTTGCTGTTGAAGTTACTGGAGGACCTGATGTGCCCTTCCACCCTGGTAGAGAGGTAATTATCATTTAATCAATAAGACTAAGATTAATTATTCTCATTTTCAAGGCATCAGTAGCCAGAAAATGTGGAAGCCGTGATCCTATATCCCCTCAATAGGATTTGTCAGCGTTTACTAAATAATAGTCTATCAAAGAATTGCTACCTTACACTCCAGTTTGAAGATTTCTGCTCATACTTCTGCTTTAACAACGGAAAAttagttctttaaatttatttCTACTGGATGATTCCTTTTTTGTTTTGCTTGGTTTTGAAATTGTAAATCATAAACATATCAAATAGATGTAAACTGTTTGTCTACTTTCAATTCTATTCCAGTCCTTGTTTGGATAGGATTATGGAAATGCATCTCTGAGTGGAGACTGTTTGCTCTTTTAGTAATTTGTGCTTGTACAAAATGTGGTGTCACTTCTTCCTATACTTTCTTGTGGGAATGATACAATTGGTAATTTGGTTACCTCACTAGATATCTTTGTTTACCTTTTCTTTATCAGGACAAGACAGAGCCACCTCTTGAAGGTCGCCTGCCTGATGCCACCAAGGGTAAGTTGTTCCTTACAGAGTGTCTTATGAGAGTACCTTTTAGAGGACTATAATGATTGCCAACTATCGGGTGAAGAACATTCTTCTTGTCAGACGTCTTCCATTATATACTAATTGTTAGTCAACTTATTGCCAGGTTCTGACCATCTGAGGGATGTGTTTGTTAAGCAAATGGGTCTTTCTGACAAGGACATTGTCGCACTCTCTGGTGGCCATACCCTGGTTTGTAGCTTTTTGTGTTTTGGATTGTAGCTTAGGTATACAAGCTTCTATTTTCGTGTACTAATATTCTTATCACAATTTGTTCCAGGGGAGGTGCCACAAGGAACGTTCAGGTTTTGAGGGACCATGGACTGCTAATCCACTTATTTTCGACAACTCCTACTTCAGGTAAGGCTTTTTTTTAATCCAAAATACACTTCTCAGATGTCGCAATGTGTGAAAGACTGTTTAACAGGCGACGTTATTAGTTCATCCGCTTTAAAGGTCATGTTCTTTGTTACAGGGAACTTTTGAGCGGGGAAAAGGAGGGGCTTTTACAGTTGCCATCAGACAAGGCTCTCCTCAGTGATCCTGTCTTCCGCCCATTGGTTGAGAAATATGCAGCGGTTCGTATTGATCTATAATTTAAACTTCTTATGTTTTAAAGGCCACACAACTTATTTGTTTGGTTAGTGTTGCATGGCTCCTCGAGTAATTATTTTGTAATTTCAGGATGAAGATGCTTTCTTTGCCGACTATGCCGAGGCTCACATGAAACTCTCTGAATTGGGGTAAGCATATAGACTAATTGAAACCTGATTTACATTATCTCCTAGCATATTGTTTTCCTTGCTGTATCTCAACTATCAATTTGATTTGATGCCAGATTTGCCGAGGCTTAAGCCGGAGAGCTGGGAGTGGTGCCATGTTTTCTATTAAAGTTTCACTTCTAGTGGGCAGCTCATTCGAACTGTTAGATTGTCTTCTTTTGCTGCCTATCTTAAGGTTTCAATTTGTCAACGCATTTGATGTATGATGTGACTTCTTCACAAAATAATCTAAAGATGGTTTTGTAGCTTTTGCCATGTCCGATGTTTTACGAGGATATTTCCAACATATCCCTTGTTGTTGATTGTATCATTTGAATGTGATGGTATTGTGCAAAATCTTGCTATGTATGGTGTATCCGCTGTTGAGAATCTACATAATTAGTTTTAAACAGCTGAAAGAAAAAGTAATTTATTTATATCCCCTTACCCTGCTGCATGCGATGAACTTCCGAATCTTAGTGCGAGATCTGGCTGTAAACAATTTGTTTTCTCCTTTCAATTAAAAACTGTTAACCTGACGAAAGTCGAAAGGCAAGTGGTGTCACTGTTAATATGTTGGCCGTTAGATAATTCTGCAGCTCTTGCTGAATCTTTGTTTTTTTTGGTGACTGAGCTGTTTAGGCCTACACGATCAGTTCATGATCCAGTAATAATGGGATGTTGCTAGTATTCCTCTTAGACTTTACGAGATCTAATAAGTGATAAATCTTGGTTAGCATGAATGCTACtgtccatttttatatttttggttCAACAAATCAAGCTTTCAGTTTGGCTCTAGAAAAAGACGTGATAACTTGGGCTTTGGCATTAATGCTATAGAAAACGGTTCAAAGATTCGTGAAGCCTTTTGTCGCTTTAAATGCAAAAAGTGTTGCCTCCGGTTGCCCCACTGGATTCATTTGGTTGTACATATCTTATTTGGACCAGTCTTCTCAAATCTTTTGTTGCTTAGGCCGGTCCTTTGTGACTTGTAACGTGATTATGTGAGATaactctttatttatttatttatcggcaaaagggccaaatatattcCTCTATTTTCAAAAATAGTCTAAGAatatccctcgttatactattgggttatctatacccctgcagtcatactttgggttcaaatatatcctcatttaaacggagggacacgtgtcgtcgtcctgttggtcaattctaaatatatcctaattaactaaaaagacccattacccatacccaaaaaataattttttaaagcaatttttttttgtaaaaaatggaaaaattgaaattatttttactaaaaactgaaaaaataaaaatattttttttttcagttttacaaaaaacctgctttagaaaaaactgaaaaatattttctaaaacaatgtttttgcttttcagttttacaaaaatattattttagaaaatatttttcagtttttaaagcagtttttttgtaaaaactggaaaaaaaatatattcgttttttttcagtttttagtaaaaaataaatttaattttttccaacttgtacaaaaaaaaattattttttgggtaAGGGTAataagtctttttaattaattaggagatatttagaattcaCCAACAGGACGACGACACGTGtctctccgtttaaatgaggggtatatttgaacccaaagtatgactgcagaggTATAgttaacccaatagtataacgagtgatatttttagaccattttcgaaaataaagaggtatatttggccctttgccgtttaTTTATTTAGTAATGAGTTGAACTTAAATGAAGTAATGAGTGATCCCAACTTGTTCGGTTGTTTGAGATTGATGCATAGTTGTTACGGtaagaccaagaagagaaggtaaaagAGGATGTCAATGAAATTAAACGCTTTATCTAAGTGATGTAGGGTAAAGATAATGTCTGTAGCTCATAATCATATATGTATTCCAGCTCATATTTTTGCAGCTTGCTTTTGTATCTTAGTATTCTGTTTTCTGCTTCTCATACTAAATGGGAAGTATACTTTTTGTTCACGGTATCACGTAcagtggaggtcgagtattagggttgtaggttatgaGGTAGTTGAGTCTAGCTCTATCTTACttcgtacctttgtgaggctagtATGGTAGAATTTTTGCCGATGTcagctagtgacaatgttgtgtcttactactctttTGTTTTCCATAATGTCGCGTCTATGTACTCTCTATCACGTTTGTTTTGTATCTACTTTCTCATTTACATGATGTTATTTTTCCTATGGTTTCTATTGGTGATACTGATgttgtctcttttcgtcttcttgagccgagggtctttcggaaataacctctctactccctcggggtagggataaggtctgcatatacattaccctccccagataCCATTAATGGGTTTCACAGACCCAAATGCTTCAAAATTGAACAGACAAAAAAGAGTAATAATATTTagacaaaaaaagaaaagaaagaaagagtaaTAACGTTTCAATTTACTCTTTTACTTCATTTCCTGAAACATGTTTAATGTACTTGGCAttttcccaaaaattaaactctTTTTAAAAAGTTTTTTCTCCAATCCTAAACTTAACAAATAATCGTAACTAAAATAGGGATGAATTGAATTCTCAAAAGTAGTTAGACTTTAATGTTTTAATCTAGAAAGTACCCCTAATAAAGGTGCCGGGACATAAAGCTAAAAAAATAACATTGCATTAACAATGGATCTTGACAATATTTAAACCTAATCAGTATGAGGCCAAAGACTCTCTCCTCTCCTATTCCAGGTAAAATCTCATCTTCTAATGGTTAATGTCACTCTAATGATGATTATCTGGTTGGGGTGTATTGCAAGAGTACATAAATTAGGAGAAATTACAATGCATTTTGCATGCCCTTAAGAATATTTTATCATAGTACACATAATATTGATAGTATTTTGAGAAGTCTTGGGAAATAATTTGTCAAATATGTAATTAATGATTAGTATAAAACATGAAAAAATGTGATTTTCTTTTGATTTGCAAAAATTactaagtaaaaataaaaatatatttttaatacaaGTAAAAGTGAACCGTAAAAGTCCCTTAAATGATGATACGTATGATTGCATCTGAAATGATTAATTCGATTAGcataaagaatgaaaaataatatatcTATAATCCCACTTTTGATCCATATGTCCTGTTTTGAAGTTGGTGAAGTAGAAAAAAGACATTAATGAATAATAACATAGACTTACGCGAGAAACAacaattttatttaataaaagaAATTGAAATCACGTGTACAACACTGAACTCTCTGGACAACGCCAACAAAAGATTCTTTTTGCTTCTTACTATAATATTGCAATAATTATGATGGCAATCTTGGTGATTTTGTATATAAAAACTTGAGTTGCgtgattaaaatatttattttgaaactCAAGACTCTGATTATGATTATCTAGTATATGCAAATTGAGTTATTTTATCGGAACGCCAATTCTGACTACAAATATTAAAGACAAGAATATTTGTTGTTATGTAAATCAGCAGTCATATCAGATCAAATTAACTGTTGCCTTTTCATTTGGGGCAGTTTGGGAGGTAACCTTCTAATTTTATTTGATTGTAATAAGATATAGGTTACACAATTTGACTTATTTATCTAGCCAAgtaattatttaattaacatAAAATTAAGTATAATTGAGAAAAATAATTGTACActtcaattttcaaaatacaataaAAATTTAGTGATAATTACATAGTGCAATTACGGGATGACTTTTTAAAAGAATATCAAACTATATAATTACATTTGTGCAATCAAATATAGCACTAAAAATTATATTgtaattatattataaaaattaaatatattattataattattacatTTATAATTACTATCCTAATAATTATGCAGCTTAATAATTATACAGTCATTTACAAACAGGCACTTAATGTTTGGATAATTATAATGTTTCAAATGCAACTATGGCATTGGACAATTTTCTAAGAGGTCGCACAATTGAAGAATGATATGCGGTAGATGCCGTCCACAGATTTTAACTTCAGTACATGTAATGTACCTCACAGATTTGATATCTTGCAACACAAAATGCCGAGCAGTCTAATACGGTCAGTGGCGAAACTAGAAATTTTATCAAAGggtattcaaatttaaaaaaagtACTCGACAAAGagtgttcaatatgtgttatataaCTTTAAAACGTAATATTTTGCCTATATATACAGTACAATATTTTGACGGAGATTGATCAATTGATCACCCTTGTGACCATGTAGCTTCGCCACCAAATACGGCGACAGTGGCATCTCGTGAGGAGAGGTGAAAGTGAACAGGCTGAGGTGAGAAGACCTCAGTGATATATAGATGTTGATGCAGTTGAGGAGGAAGGAGATGACATAGGTGGCAATAGCGCGATCACCTGGGCAGCAACACGTGGACAAATTTGtacttgtatatatatatgtattagtTTAATCATAGTAATAAATATAGATTAGATTCCCATTggtttttcttctaagtccggaaccaaaatgtgattcttttagactcaaataacTAAAATATGTGAAAAAAAATACagtgaccaaaatatatataacgcccttttaaaaggcgctataccttaatggtcgtttgcccgttaaggtatagcgccatTTTAAAAAGCGCTATAGTTGAACCTGAAAAGAACGGGAAGGTATAGTGCCTTTTATTAAGACGCTATAGTATAACGTCTTAATAAAAGACACTATTCCCATATAAAAACCCGCCCCCTTCCCTTCCCCACCAAACAAGAAACTCCCCCCTCCCTTAAAAGAAACAGCGGTCCCCTAATTGTCAACGAAAAAAAGCTCAAGTGGAGCCCATCGGTCCCATAAAAAGTATAGATTCTCGGTCCCACATCCTGGCTAAGGCATATTCCAGTAGTGAGTTGCttgtttcggctccaaatcaccaaatctttaactttccaaaaaccttaaaTCGAGGTATACCGacttaattttttattaaaactcgtataaaaaatccatattagttgtttttaatgcgctctatgttattttgtgattgtttttcaatttaactaatttgttattttttatccggacatgtgctaaaaaaattagtaaaatagagaaattgttattagttgttaaaaatatatattaattagttagtttttactgtggtatatgtatttttgtgattgttttttattaaattaatttattgttgttatccgctttagattatttatttgctaaaagactagtaaaatagataaattattagtttagtgtcacgacccgaaattcccactccggaccgtgatgacgcctaacatttcacttgctaggcaagccaacgttagaataacattatccatttttaaaataatttttaaatttattaataacaaggaagcaaatgcggaagcaattttaaaataatccataataataacggtgtctaaataccatcccagaattgatgtcacaagtgcacgagcttctagaataaatacaaataaaggtctaaataatataaagctgtttgaaaataaacacacagttaaagtacaatagacggggacttcagaactgcaaacgccatgcagttatacctcaattctcctctgatagctgaaatccgagcaagtctatggtacgccactgggaccaattccaaaatctgcacaag
It includes:
- the LOC104093447 gene encoding L-ascorbate peroxidase 1, cytosolic is translated as MTKCYPTVSEEYVKAVDKAKRKLRGLIAEKNCAPLMLRLAWHSAGTYDVCSKTGGPFGTMRFKAELSHGANNGVDIAIRLLEPIKEQFPTLSYADFYQLAGVVAVEVTGGPDVPFHPGREDKTEPPLEGRLPDATKGSDHLRDVFVKQMGLSDKDIVALSGGHTLGRCHKERSGFEGPWTANPLIFDNSYFRELLSGEKEGLLQLPSDKALLSDPVFRPLVEKYAADEDAFFADYAEAHMKLSELGFAEA